One genomic window of Monodelphis domestica isolate mMonDom1 chromosome 1, mMonDom1.pri, whole genome shotgun sequence includes the following:
- the THOC3 gene encoding THO complex subunit 3 — MASASALAGSSALGLGAVGGTGPWGSAAGGPSRYVAGMQELFRSHSKTREFPAHSAKVHSVAWSCDGRRLASGSFDKTASVFLLEKDRLVKENNYRGHGDSVDQLCWHPSNPDLFVTASGDKTIRIWDVRTTKCIASVNTKGENINICWSPDGQTIAVGNKDDVVTFIDAKTHRSKAEEQFKFEVNEISWNNDNNMFFLTNGNGCINILSYPELKPVQSINAHPSNCICIKFDPTGKYFATGSADALVSLWDVDELVCVRCFSRLDWPVRTLSFSHDGKMLASASEDHFIDIAEVETGDKLWEVQCESPTFTVAWHPKRPLLAFACDDKDGKYDSSREAGTVKLFGLPNDS, encoded by the exons ATGGCGAGCGCATCTGCCCTCGCGGGGAGCTCTGCCCTAGGGCTGGGCGCCGTTGGGGGGACCGGTCCCTGGGGCAGCGCGGCCGGTGGCCCATCCCGCTATGTGGCCGGGATGCAGGAGCTGTTTCGGAGCCATAGCAAGACTCGCGAATTCCCGGCGCACAGCGCCAAGGTGCACTCGGTGGCCTGGAGCTGTGACGGCCGACGCCTGGCCTCGGGCTCCTTCGACAAGACGGCCAGCGTCTTTTTGCTCGAGAAGGACCGCCTG gtaaaagaaaataactaccGAGGGCATGGGGACAGTGTTGATCAGCTTTGTTGGCATCCAAGTAATCCAGACCTCTTTGTCACTGCATCTGGGGACAAAACTATTCGCATCTGGGATGttagaactacaaaatgcatTGCTTCTGTGAATACTAAAG ggGAGAATATTAACATTTGCTGGAGTCCTGATGGTCAGACTATTGCTGTGGGCAATAAAGATGATGTGGTAACTTTCATTGATGCTAAAACCCATCGTTCAAAAGCAGAGGAGCAATTTAAATTTGAGGTCAATGAAATCTCCtggaataatgataacaatatgTTCTTCCTTACTAATGGCAATGGTTGTATCAACATTCTCAG cTATCCTGAGCTGAAGCCTGTGCAGTCCATTAATGCCCATCCTTCCAATTGTATCTGCATCAAATTTGACCCCACAGGGAAGTACTTTGCCACAGGAAGTGCTGATGCACTGGTTAGCCTTTGGGATGTTGATGAGTTGGTGTGTGTGAGATGTTTTTCCAG ATTGGACTGGCCAGTGAGAACCCTCAGCTTTAGCCATGATGGGAAGATGCTTGCATCAGCATCTGAGGATCACTTTATTGACATTGCTGAAGTAGAGACAG GTGATAAGCTCTGGGAGGTGCAATGTGAGTCACCAACGTTCACGGTGGCCTGGCATCCCAAAAGGCCACTGCTGGCATTTGCTTGTGATGACAAAGATGGCAAATATGACAGCAGCCGGGAAGCAGGGACTGTGAAGTTGTTTGGGCTTCCTAATGACTCTTAA